Proteins encoded in a region of the Flavobacterium sp. PMTSA4 genome:
- a CDS encoding NADP-dependent malic enzyme produces the protein MHHKDTKRREALLYHAKPTPGKIKVVPTKKYATQRDLSLAYSPGVAEPCLEIAKDVNNVYKYTSKGNLVAVISNGTAVLGLGDIGPEASKPVMEGKALLFKIFADIDVFDIEVDTKDVDAFIETVKNIAPTFGGINLEDIKAPESFEIERRLVEELNIPVMHDDQHGTAIISSAALLNALFLAKKKIDKVKVVVSGAGSAALACANLYVALGIKVQNIIMFDKDGVLSMDRNDLSDLQKKYANTKPGIDLKKALKDADVFLGLSAGNILTPEMLKGMAKNPIVFAMANPVPEIDYDLAIATRKDIIMATGRSDHPNQVNNVLGFPYIFRGALDVRATKINEAMKMAAVKALAALAKEPVPEQVNIAYGETKLNFGRDYIIPKPFDPRLISVVAPAVAKAAMESGVALNPITDWQKYEDELLDRLGSDNKMVRLLTNRAKTNPKRVVFAEADHLDVLKAAQIAYEEGIAKPILLGNKEVILELKEELDFNADVPIIDPKTKEEDARRLHYADIFWKARERKGVSQYDAQKWMRERNYFAAMMVSDGDADALVSGYSRSYPSVIKPMMQLIGKAPGISLIATTNMMMTNRGPMFLSDTAINPNPSADDLAKIALMTEKTVRMFGIEPVIAMVSYSNFGSSNYETATRVREAVAYLHKYYPDLIVDGEIQTDFALNPDMLKAKFPFSKLAGKKVNTLIFPNLEAANITYKLLKELYNVDSIGPIMLGMDKPVHIFQLGASVEEMVNMVAVAVVDAQEKEKRNKMIKVNF, from the coding sequence ATGCATCACAAAGACACCAAACGAAGAGAAGCGCTTTTATATCATGCCAAGCCAACGCCTGGAAAAATAAAAGTTGTGCCAACCAAGAAGTATGCTACACAAAGAGATTTGTCATTGGCATATTCACCAGGAGTTGCCGAGCCTTGTTTAGAAATAGCGAAAGACGTTAACAACGTTTATAAATATACTTCCAAAGGAAACTTAGTAGCCGTAATTTCAAATGGTACTGCGGTTTTAGGTCTTGGAGATATCGGACCCGAAGCTTCAAAACCTGTAATGGAAGGGAAAGCACTGTTGTTTAAAATATTTGCCGATATTGATGTGTTTGATATCGAAGTTGACACCAAAGATGTGGATGCTTTTATAGAAACTGTAAAAAATATTGCGCCAACCTTTGGAGGAATCAACCTTGAAGACATCAAAGCTCCCGAATCGTTTGAAATAGAACGACGCTTAGTGGAAGAACTGAACATTCCGGTGATGCACGATGACCAACACGGAACGGCTATCATATCTTCGGCAGCTTTATTGAATGCTTTGTTTTTGGCTAAAAAGAAAATTGATAAAGTAAAAGTTGTTGTTTCTGGAGCAGGTTCAGCAGCATTAGCTTGTGCTAACTTGTATGTTGCTTTAGGCATAAAAGTGCAAAACATCATCATGTTTGATAAAGACGGTGTGCTTTCTATGGATAGAAATGACTTATCCGATTTGCAGAAAAAGTATGCCAACACAAAACCAGGCATCGACCTGAAAAAAGCATTAAAAGATGCCGATGTTTTCCTTGGATTATCCGCTGGAAACATCCTAACTCCTGAAATGTTAAAAGGAATGGCAAAAAACCCTATCGTTTTTGCGATGGCAAACCCTGTTCCTGAAATTGATTATGACTTGGCAATTGCTACCCGAAAAGATATCATTATGGCAACTGGTCGTTCAGACCATCCTAATCAGGTAAACAACGTTCTTGGGTTTCCATATATTTTCCGCGGAGCGTTAGATGTTCGCGCAACTAAAATAAACGAAGCCATGAAAATGGCTGCGGTAAAAGCGTTAGCAGCTTTGGCCAAAGAACCAGTACCGGAGCAAGTAAACATTGCCTATGGAGAAACCAAGTTGAACTTTGGTAGAGATTATATTATCCCAAAACCATTTGACCCAAGGTTAATCTCGGTGGTTGCACCTGCCGTTGCGAAAGCAGCAATGGAATCGGGAGTTGCACTAAACCCAATTACCGATTGGCAGAAATATGAAGATGAATTGTTAGACCGATTAGGTTCTGATAATAAGATGGTTCGATTGCTTACTAATCGTGCTAAGACCAATCCTAAGCGAGTTGTTTTTGCAGAAGCTGACCATTTAGACGTATTGAAAGCAGCACAAATAGCGTATGAAGAAGGAATTGCTAAACCAATACTACTTGGAAACAAAGAGGTTATACTTGAGCTGAAAGAAGAGTTAGATTTTAATGCTGATGTGCCAATTATAGACCCAAAAACTAAAGAAGAAGATGCTAGAAGATTGCATTATGCTGATATTTTTTGGAAAGCAAGAGAACGAAAAGGAGTTTCGCAATATGATGCTCAAAAATGGATGCGTGAGCGCAATTATTTTGCCGCTATGATGGTTAGCGATGGTGATGCAGATGCATTGGTTTCGGGTTATTCAAGAAGTTACCCTTCGGTAATAAAACCAATGATGCAATTGATAGGAAAAGCACCAGGCATTTCATTAATTGCCACAACTAATATGATGATGACCAATCGTGGACCGATGTTTTTATCGGATACAGCGATTAATCCAAACCCATCAGCAGATGATTTGGCGAAAATTGCTTTAATGACCGAAAAGACAGTGAGAATGTTTGGAATTGAACCAGTGATTGCAATGGTTTCTTATTCAAACTTCGGTTCATCTAACTATGAAACAGCTACTAGAGTTCGTGAGGCAGTTGCTTATTTGCATAAATATTACCCTGATTTGATTGTTGATGGAGAAATTCAAACAGATTTTGCCTTGAATCCTGATATGTTGAAAGCTAAATTTCCGTTTTCAAAACTAGCTGGAAAGAAAGTGAATACTTTAATCTTCCCGAATCTTGAAGCTGCCAATATTACTTATAAACTATTGAAAGAGTTGTATAATGTAGATTCTATTGGGCCAATAATGCTAGGAATGGATAAACCAGTTCATATTTTTCAACTTGGTGCAAGCGTTGAAGAAATGGTAAACATGGTTGCTGTTGCCGTTGTTGATGCGCAAGAAAAAGAAAAAAGAAACAAAATGATAAAAGTTAATTTTTGA
- the queG gene encoding tRNA epoxyqueuosine(34) reductase QueG, which yields MINKEKYTQIIKAESKRLGFLSCGISKATFLEEEAPRFEEWLKKGHHGEMKFMEDYFDKRLDPRLLVTGAKSVVSLLINYYPSEFQNQESYKISKYAYGKDYHYVIKKKLKKLLAAIRAEIGDIHGRAFIDIAPIMDKAWAAKSGLGWMGKSSNLLTQQVGSFYFIAELVIDLELEYDYPTTDHCGTCTACIDTCPTQAIIEPYKVDGSKCISYYTIELKDNLPQEAKGKMDDWMFGCDICQDVCPWNKFSKSHSEPLFNPNQELLNFSKRDWEEITEDTFEKVFKGTPIKRTQYQGLKRNIDFLKE from the coding sequence TTGATTAATAAAGAAAAATACACCCAAATTATAAAAGCCGAATCCAAAAGACTCGGCTTTTTGTCTTGCGGTATATCCAAAGCAACTTTTCTAGAGGAAGAAGCACCTCGCTTTGAAGAATGGCTCAAGAAAGGCCATCACGGCGAAATGAAGTTTATGGAAGATTATTTTGATAAGCGATTAGACCCACGATTGCTTGTAACTGGTGCAAAAAGTGTAGTATCGTTGCTCATCAATTATTACCCATCCGAATTTCAAAATCAGGAAAGTTATAAGATTTCTAAATATGCGTATGGCAAAGACTATCACTATGTCATCAAGAAGAAGTTAAAGAAACTCTTGGCAGCTATCCGAGCTGAAATTGGCGATATTCATGGAAGAGCTTTTATAGACATTGCACCCATTATGGATAAAGCTTGGGCAGCCAAAAGCGGATTGGGTTGGATGGGTAAAAGCAGCAACTTGCTTACGCAACAAGTGGGTTCGTTTTATTTTATAGCCGAATTGGTTATAGACCTTGAACTCGAATATGATTACCCAACTACAGACCATTGTGGCACTTGCACTGCTTGCATTGATACTTGTCCTACGCAAGCCATCATTGAACCTTATAAGGTTGACGGCAGTAAATGCATTTCCTATTATACCATCGAACTAAAAGACAATCTGCCACAAGAAGCCAAAGGCAAAATGGATGATTGGATGTTTGGTTGCGACATTTGTCAGGATGTTTGCCCATGGAATAAGTTTTCTAAATCACACAGCGAACCACTTTTTAATCCTAATCAAGAGCTTTTGAACTTTAGCAAAAGAGATTGGGAGGAAATTACCGAAGATACTTTTGAGAAAGTATTCAAAGGAACACCTATTAAAAGAACTCAGTACCAAGGCTTGAAACGCAACATCGATTTTTTGAAAGAGTAA
- the ruvB gene encoding Holliday junction branch migration DNA helicase RuvB: MNENLNPSNANYNPEELDLEKKLRPLSFEDFTGQEQVLENLKVFVEAANLREEALDHTLFHGPPGLGKTTLANILANELGVGIKITSGPVLDKPGDLAGLLTNLEDRDVLFIDEIHRLSPIVEEYLYSAMEDFKIDIMIESGPNARTVQINLNPFTLVGATTRSGLLTAPMRARFGIQSRLQYYNTELLTTIVQRSASILKMPITMEAAIEIAGRSRGTPRIANALLRRVRDFAQIKGNGSIDIEIAQFSLKALHVDAHGLDEMDNKILTTIIEKFKGGPVGLSTLATAVSESGETIEEVYEPFLIQEGFIMRTPRGREVTDKAYKHLGKIKGPNQGELF, from the coding sequence ATGAATGAAAATCTAAATCCCAGTAATGCTAATTACAATCCTGAAGAGCTTGATCTTGAGAAAAAGTTAAGGCCACTTTCATTTGAAGACTTTACAGGTCAAGAGCAAGTACTTGAGAATCTTAAGGTTTTTGTTGAAGCTGCAAATCTAAGAGAGGAAGCATTAGACCATACCTTGTTTCATGGTCCGCCGGGTTTAGGAAAAACTACTCTAGCCAATATACTTGCTAACGAACTTGGAGTTGGGATTAAAATAACCTCTGGTCCTGTTTTAGATAAACCTGGTGATTTAGCAGGTTTGTTAACTAACTTAGAAGATAGAGATGTACTTTTTATTGATGAAATTCATCGTTTAAGCCCAATAGTTGAAGAGTATTTATATTCTGCTATGGAAGACTTTAAGATTGATATCATGATCGAATCAGGTCCAAACGCTAGGACGGTTCAAATCAACTTGAATCCTTTCACGCTTGTTGGTGCTACAACTCGTTCCGGTTTATTAACCGCACCGATGCGTGCGCGTTTTGGAATACAAAGCCGTTTACAATATTATAACACAGAGTTATTAACCACAATTGTACAGCGTAGTGCATCTATTTTAAAAATGCCAATCACTATGGAAGCAGCTATCGAAATTGCTGGAAGAAGTAGAGGAACGCCTCGTATTGCCAATGCATTGTTGCGTCGTGTTAGAGACTTTGCGCAGATTAAAGGCAACGGTAGTATTGATATTGAAATCGCTCAATTTTCGTTAAAAGCTTTGCATGTAGATGCTCATGGATTGGACGAAATGGATAACAAAATCCTTACTACTATTATAGAAAAATTCAAAGGCGGACCAGTAGGTCTGTCCACTTTGGCAACTGCAGTATCTGAAAGTGGCGAAACCATTGAAGAAGTCTATGAGCCATTCTTAATTCAAGAAGGTTTCATTATGCGAACACCAAGAGGTAGAGAAGTAACCGATAAAGCCTATAAACATTTAGGAAAAATAAAAGGTCCAAATCAAGGTGAATTGTTTTGA
- a CDS encoding cytochrome c oxidase subunit I: MSAAAHNHGHDNDHGHDHEHHHKDTFITKYIFSIDHKMISKQYLITGIIMGVIGVGMSMLFRMQIAWPEESFKIFNVLLGDKFAPNGVMTNETYLALITIHGTIMVFFVLTAGLSGTFSNLLIPLQIGARDMASGFLNMISYWLFFLSSVVMVISLFVESGPASAGWTIYPPLSALPQAISGSGMGMTLWLVSMAIFIASSLLGSLNYVVTVINLRTKGMSMTRLPLTVWTFFITAIIGIVSFPVLLSAALMLIMDRSFGTSFFLSDIYLAGEVLNYQGGSPVLFEHLFWFLGHPEVYIVILPAMGLVSEILATNSRKPIFGYRAMIMSVLAIAFLSTIVWGHHMFISGMNPFLGSVFTFTTLLIAIPSAVKAFNWITTLWKGNLQMNPAMLFSIGMVSTFITGGLTGIILGDSTLDINVHDTYFVIAHFHLVMGISALYGMFAGIYHWFPKMFGRMLNKNLGYVHFWVTAVCAYGVFFPMHFIGMAGLPRRYYTNTNFPLFDDLANVNVIITTFALVGGVFQLVFLYNFFSSIFYGKKTVQNPWKSNTLEWTAPVEHIHGNWPGEIPEVHRWAYDYSKPGHDEDFVPQNVPMKPGEEVLHH; encoded by the coding sequence ATGTCAGCAGCAGCTCACAATCACGGACACGATAACGATCATGGTCATGACCACGAACACCACCATAAAGACACTTTTATAACAAAGTACATCTTTAGTATCGACCATAAAATGATATCTAAACAGTATTTAATTACGGGTATCATTATGGGAGTAATAGGTGTAGGTATGTCTATGCTTTTTAGAATGCAAATTGCTTGGCCTGAAGAGTCATTTAAAATTTTTAATGTTTTATTGGGTGATAAATTTGCTCCAAATGGTGTAATGACTAACGAAACATATTTGGCATTAATTACAATTCACGGTACTATAATGGTATTCTTTGTCCTTACAGCAGGATTGAGTGGAACATTTAGTAATTTATTAATTCCTTTACAAATTGGAGCGCGAGATATGGCATCGGGATTTCTTAATATGATTTCATATTGGTTGTTCTTTTTGTCAAGTGTTGTTATGGTAATTTCGTTGTTTGTTGAATCTGGTCCAGCTTCAGCAGGATGGACAATTTATCCGCCATTAAGTGCATTACCTCAAGCAATTTCAGGTTCAGGAATGGGAATGACTTTGTGGTTAGTTTCTATGGCAATTTTTATTGCATCATCGTTACTAGGTTCTTTAAATTATGTTGTAACGGTTATTAATTTGAGAACAAAAGGGATGTCAATGACAAGACTACCATTAACAGTTTGGACATTCTTTATTACAGCAATCATTGGTATTGTATCTTTCCCAGTTTTATTATCAGCAGCATTAATGTTGATTATGGATAGAAGTTTTGGTACTTCATTCTTCTTGTCAGATATTTATTTAGCTGGTGAAGTTTTAAATTATCAAGGTGGATCGCCAGTATTGTTTGAGCACTTATTTTGGTTCTTAGGACATCCAGAAGTATATATTGTAATTCTTCCAGCAATGGGATTGGTTTCAGAAATTTTAGCAACCAATTCACGTAAACCAATTTTTGGGTATAGAGCAATGATTATGTCAGTACTTGCAATTGCTTTCTTATCAACTATTGTTTGGGGACATCATATGTTCATCTCAGGTATGAATCCGTTTTTAGGTTCTGTATTTACATTTACTACCTTATTAATTGCTATACCATCAGCGGTAAAAGCGTTTAACTGGATAACAACCTTATGGAAAGGAAATTTACAAATGAATCCTGCCATGTTGTTTTCCATAGGAATGGTTTCAACGTTCATTACTGGAGGTTTAACAGGAATTATTCTTGGAGATAGTACACTTGATATTAACGTTCATGATACTTATTTCGTAATTGCTCACTTCCACTTAGTAATGGGTATTTCTGCTCTTTACGGAATGTTTGCAGGTATTTACCATTGGTTCCCTAAAATGTTTGGAAGAATGTTAAATAAAAATCTAGGATATGTGCATTTTTGGGTAACTGCGGTTTGTGCTTATGGGGTTTTCTTCCCAATGCACTTTATAGGAATGGCAGGTTTACCTAGAAGATATTATACAAATACAAATTTCCCATTATTCGATGATTTAGCTAATGTAAACGTTATTATTACTACGTTTGCATTAGTTGGAGGAGTTTTCCAATTAGTTTTCTTGTACAATTTCTTTAGCAGTATATTCTACGGAAAGAAAACAGTTCAAAACCCATGGAAATCGAATACTTTAGAATGGACAGCTCCAGTAGAACATATACATGGAAACTGGCCTGGAGAAATCCCTGAAGTACACAGATGGGCTTATGATTATAGTAAACCAGGACATGATGAAGATTTTGTTCCGCAAAATGTGCCGATGAAACCTGGTGAAGAAGTGTTACATCATTAA